The proteins below are encoded in one region of Hordeum vulgare subsp. vulgare chromosome 3H, MorexV3_pseudomolecules_assembly, whole genome shotgun sequence:
- the LOC123445207 gene encoding uncharacterized protein LOC123445207 has protein sequence MGVWREGAGWCFCSGGGGRSERVKAAIFSAKAAALAAVCGGHGTGLLIHRNLLLTTHGNLPSAAAAEDAADALLGHARLAARLVPHRFFITSSILDLTIVGVDSAENDSTLQAQQPHYLKTCCKPSLDHGSVVYLLGHTGKKELVIGDGKVVIGTDNLIKLSTDGVTWCPGSAGFDAQGNLAFMICDPMKLASSPTARSSSASSSSSHSSKKDQQMQFGIPISVVCDWLYQHWQGSLDEVTKPKLPLVRLMSSRSDHSSSSFTRRTVFKPADDENDDASVTSKMTSKPKYQQGSGSSANARISHDANPLVDLRTNNEQGISTPEIYESPRGSSCQGHKDPAPVHKLLDINIPAKVPKTIFLPLPLKQMLSEENNADTSKAKPRNPSRENHFPAGLIWHRNGEADSRDPPVALMEDCSSEGQSSSSPAERSRYRHQDQFSSEEETMYSAETMESTNIPSPREKHVGRSQSCVNYSRWSSPRKPSMVQNGTLRKQHTLIPVRKTHSQSTSLPQRSHDYLSPTVSSAMKKRNSMEQQQPPKPRRIMVQSSPKWMF, from the exons ATGGGGGTGTGGAGGGAGGGGGCCGGGTGGTGCTTCTGCTCCGGCGGCGGGGGGCGGTCGGAGCGAGTCAAGGCGGCCATCTTCTCCGCCAAGGCCGCCGCGCTGGCCGCCGTCTGCGGCGGCCACGGCACGGGGCTCCTGATCCACCGGAACCTGCTGCTCACCACGCACGGGAATctgccctccgccgccgccgccgaggacGCCGCCGACGCGCTGCTCGGCCACGCCCGCCTCGCCGCCCGCCTCGTGCCCCACAG ATTCTTCATCACCAGCTCGATTCTTGACCTTACGATAGTCGGTGTTGATTCTGCCGAGAATGACTCGACTTTGCAGGCTCAGCAACCTCACTATCTGAAAACATGCTGCAAACCAAGCCTGGATCATGGGAGTGTGGTTTACCTGCTGGGGCATACCGGGAAGAAGGAACTGGTGATCGGTGACGGAAAAGTAGTGATTGGCACGGATAACCTCATAAAGCTCTCCACAGATGGGGTGACATGGTGCCCAGGCTCTGCCGGTTTCGACGCCCAGGGGAACTTAGCTTTCATGATCTGTGATCCAATGAAGCTGGCCTCCTCCCCCACTGCAAGGTCATCTTCAGCATCCTCGTCCTCATCACATTCATCGAAGAAGGATCAGCAAATGCAGTTTGGGATCCCCATATCGGTGGTCTGCGATTGGTTGTATCAGCACTGGCAGGGCAGCTTGGATGAGGTTACCAAGCCAAAGTTACCACTGGTTAGACTGATGTCCAGCAGGAGTGATCACTCAAGCTCCTCATTCACTCGTCGCACTGTATTCAAGCCCGCAGACGATGAGAATGATGATGCATCGGTTACTTCAAAAATGACTTCAAAGCCCAAATACCAGCAGGGGTCAGGTAGCTCAGCCAATGCAAGGATATCTCATGATGCAAATCCTCTGGTCGATCTACGCACGAACAACGAGCAGGGTATTTCAACTCCAGAAATATACGAATCGCCGAGGGGTAGTTCTTGTCAGGGTCACAAGGATCCTGCACCAGTTCATAAGCTCTTGGACATCAACATCCCAGCTAAGGTTCCGAAGACCATCTTTCTACCACTGCCCTTGAAACAAATGCTTTCTGAGGAGAACAATGCGGACACGTCGAAGGCGAAACCCAGGAATCCATCCAGAGAGAATCACTTTCCAGCAGGCCTGATATGGCACCGTAATGGCGAGGCAGATTCTAGGGATCCTCCTGTTGCTCTTATGGAGGATTGCAGCAGTGAGGGGCAGTCGAGCTCGTCACCGGCAGAGCGGTCGCGGTACAGACATCAAGACCAGTTCAGCAGCGAGGAGGAAACAATGTACTCGGCCGAAACCATGGAGAGCACAAACATTCCGAGCCCCAGGGAGAAGCACGTCGGGAGGAGCCAGAGCTGTGTCAACTACAGCAGGTGGAGCTCTCCGAGGAAACCGTCGATGGTTCAAAACGGGACCTTGAGGAAGCAGCACACGCTGATCCCTGTCCGGAAGACGCATTCACAGAGCACGTCCCTGCCGCAGAGGAGCCATGACTACTTGAGCCCGACGGTCTCCTCGGCCATGAAGAAGAGGAACTCCATGGAGCAGCAACAGCCCCCGAAACCCCGTCGGATCATGGTCCAATCTTCTCCGAAATGGATGTTCTGA